In Acidianus brierleyi, one genomic interval encodes:
- a CDS encoding GIY-YIG nuclease family protein, with protein MKGYIVFLNCKKGKIKTKGKEFIIDDGNYAYVGSCGNYCDKRISRHMRKEKENFHWHIDYLSDICTPIAVLVLNMEEKEIASKFSNFPSIHGFGSADDKRNKSHLFKINIISAITTLKL; from the coding sequence ATGAAAGGATACATAGTTTTTTTAAATTGTAAAAAGGGCAAAATAAAAACTAAAGGAAAAGAATTCATTATAGATGATGGAAATTACGCTTACGTAGGTTCTTGTGGTAATTACTGTGATAAAAGAATATCTAGACATATGAGGAAAGAGAAGGAAAATTTTCATTGGCATATAGATTACTTATCAGATATTTGTACCCCCATTGCAGTTCTAGTGTTAAATATGGAAGAAAAGGAAATAGCATCAAAATTCTCTAATTTTCCATCAATACACGGATTTGGATCTGCAGACGATAAAAGAAATAAAAGTCATTTATTTAAGATTAATATAATATCAGCTATTACAACACTAAAATTATAG
- a CDS encoding APC family permease translates to MSNEKSSVTVPRLRRGVVGTLEAIGQEIAAMAPACDTVAFITSAAAFAFVLTPLAFLLAMATMYLEVNTLYHLSKRHASAGGYYGYVATAFGPTPAIVVGLIYVLYQVVSTSAIPIYVAGVVLPGVLNYFWGISLPGWIWIPFIITFIVVPIVLSMLGIRPQMKYIRYAALTEVAFLAITSLIIILKAPDNTIQVFNPFAWNSVYGSKFTSVGGPIAALGLGMVFGITSFIGYGGSAPLGEEAKSSKQITKALVFGVLVVGIVLTEVSYSLTVGWGVDNMVSFASNGIPGIVVYAEYMGLAGGLLLALFAFNSAFSDSVAMQSNAGRVYFAMARDGIIPKFFAYVHPKWITPTKALAFIAISSSVISILAGFIIGYFSGISPIQMLTLPATSSAIINALENAFDYLTTIALVGLVVAHVMMNTSVMTLFGRLKEKHFGFHKIIHPIEHYVLPGIATAIFAFVLYESIIPPVFPVTEAVATGALYLAGASVYAYWIKKSKPQVLKNAGRRVNIVEEELLEAKNKTNKEK, encoded by the coding sequence ATGAGTAACGAGAAAAGTTCAGTTACTGTACCTAGATTAAGAAGAGGAGTCGTTGGAACTTTAGAAGCAATAGGTCAAGAAATAGCTGCTATGGCCCCTGCTTGCGATACTGTAGCTTTTATAACGTCTGCAGCTGCTTTCGCTTTTGTATTAACACCGTTAGCCTTTCTTTTAGCTATGGCTACGATGTACTTAGAAGTGAATACTCTTTATCATTTATCTAAGAGACATGCTAGTGCTGGTGGGTACTATGGATATGTTGCTACAGCTTTTGGTCCTACTCCTGCAATAGTAGTAGGTTTAATTTACGTCTTATACCAGGTAGTCAGTACATCAGCTATACCCATCTATGTAGCCGGTGTAGTTTTACCTGGAGTATTAAATTACTTCTGGGGAATCAGCTTACCAGGCTGGATATGGATACCATTTATAATAACATTCATTGTTGTGCCTATAGTACTTTCGATGCTAGGTATAAGACCACAAATGAAGTATATTAGATATGCTGCATTAACTGAAGTAGCGTTTTTAGCAATAACTAGTTTGATTATAATATTGAAAGCTCCAGATAATACAATCCAGGTATTTAATCCTTTTGCATGGAATTCAGTATATGGATCAAAATTTACAAGTGTAGGAGGACCAATAGCAGCATTAGGTTTAGGAATGGTATTCGGAATAACTAGCTTCATAGGATATGGAGGATCCGCTCCACTTGGAGAAGAAGCTAAAAGTAGTAAACAAATAACTAAAGCTCTAGTCTTTGGAGTTCTAGTAGTTGGAATAGTACTAACAGAAGTATCTTATTCATTAACTGTAGGTTGGGGAGTAGATAATATGGTGAGCTTTGCTAGTAATGGAATTCCTGGAATTGTTGTTTATGCAGAATATATGGGTTTAGCAGGAGGATTACTATTAGCTCTATTTGCGTTTAATTCAGCGTTTTCAGATAGCGTTGCAATGCAGTCTAACGCTGGAAGAGTATACTTTGCAATGGCGAGAGATGGTATAATACCTAAATTCTTTGCATATGTCCATCCAAAATGGATAACTCCTACTAAGGCGCTAGCATTTATTGCGATTTCATCATCAGTTATCTCTATATTAGCTGGATTTATAATAGGATATTTCTCTGGTATATCGCCAATTCAAATGCTCACATTACCTGCGACATCAAGCGCAATAATTAACGCTTTGGAAAACGCATTTGATTATCTGACAACAATAGCGTTAGTCGGATTAGTAGTAGCACATGTAATGATGAATACTTCTGTAATGACATTGTTTGGAAGATTAAAGGAGAAACATTTTGGATTCCATAAGATCATACATCCAATAGAACATTATGTATTACCAGGAATAGCTACAGCGATATTTGCATTCGTACTTTATGAATCTATCATACCTCCAGTATTTCCAGTAACCGAAGCAGTAGCTACAGGAGCACTATATCTAGCAGGAGCATCAGTATATGCATATTGGATCAAAAAGTCTAAACCACAAGTTCTAAAGAATGCAGGTAGGAGAGTTAACATAGTTGAGGAAGAACTATTAGAAGCTAAAAATAAAACGAATAAAGAGAAATGA
- a CDS encoding glycine cleavage system protein H: MVVESNCEIPEDLLYYIEGKNTVWAKQDGDLLIVGITDVAQTMAGKIVKVRIKKKGIKVEKGKPVATMESGKWAGPVPAPVSGEIVESNTEAEKNPVLINQDPYGKGWLVKMKPSNPEDLKQLFAGAQAVQKLKDLIASEKISCKRL, translated from the coding sequence ATGGTAGTTGAATCGAATTGTGAAATACCGGAAGATCTTCTCTATTATATAGAAGGTAAAAATACTGTTTGGGCAAAACAAGACGGAGATTTATTAATAGTTGGTATAACAGACGTAGCTCAAACAATGGCAGGAAAAATTGTAAAGGTGAGAATAAAGAAAAAAGGGATAAAGGTAGAGAAAGGAAAACCAGTAGCTACAATGGAAAGTGGTAAGTGGGCCGGTCCAGTTCCTGCTCCAGTTTCTGGAGAGATAGTAGAATCAAATACCGAGGCAGAAAAGAATCCAGTTTTAATAAATCAAGATCCTTACGGGAAAGGATGGCTTGTAAAAATGAAACCTTCTAATCCAGAAGACTTAAAACAGTTATTCGCAGGTGCGCAAGCAGTACAAAAATTAAAGGATCTAATAGCTAGCGAGAAGATCTCATGTAAGAGGCTTTAA
- a CDS encoding VWA domain-containing protein, which produces MTISLKIRYSNSFINYKKTTEIGFIIYAVPESVAKIKNTHFIIAIDNSPSMVKNGNLDIALKSAEKLLETLPQGNTVTIIEFSNHPKIMYSGATGIKVNINKESGATTRFYELITFIMAMASQNPIPTKVILLTDGKPIDKRNIKDYEKLNIPKNMEIISIGIGSDYNETILSLLADKTSGIFYHIDDPSQLPTLFEEQTTNNVHALNLSISVPQGFSPLNYDMPIKIPIVDRLISVYGILTVPPGDKDYPVNIIANYDDPVTSQNKSLSYSVVLKRANEDVVNANLNKEVDAEIKYYKLLRDYTEALEKGKEATKIMTELKQVAEETRKEDLIEYTQKMTGDAKTDLSAATRKMRQ; this is translated from the coding sequence TTGACAATCTCATTAAAGATAAGGTATTCAAATTCTTTTATTAATTATAAGAAAACTACTGAAATAGGCTTTATAATCTATGCTGTACCAGAATCTGTGGCAAAGATAAAAAATACTCATTTTATAATAGCTATTGATAATAGCCCTTCTATGGTTAAAAATGGAAACCTGGATATTGCATTAAAATCTGCTGAAAAATTACTAGAAACGTTACCGCAAGGAAATACAGTAACTATTATCGAATTTTCAAATCATCCAAAGATAATGTACAGCGGAGCTACTGGAATAAAAGTAAATATCAATAAAGAATCTGGAGCTACGACTAGATTTTACGAACTAATAACATTCATAATGGCTATGGCTTCGCAAAATCCTATACCGACAAAAGTAATTTTACTAACAGATGGAAAACCCATAGATAAAAGAAATATAAAAGACTATGAAAAACTGAATATTCCAAAAAATATGGAGATAATATCTATAGGAATAGGAAGTGATTATAACGAAACTATCCTTAGTCTGTTAGCAGATAAAACTTCAGGAATCTTTTATCATATAGACGATCCTTCTCAGTTACCTACACTCTTTGAAGAGCAAACAACAAATAATGTTCATGCACTTAATCTTTCTATAAGTGTACCTCAAGGATTTTCCCCACTTAATTATGATATGCCAATTAAAATACCTATAGTAGATAGATTAATCAGTGTGTATGGAATTTTAACTGTCCCACCAGGAGATAAGGATTACCCAGTAAATATAATAGCAAACTACGATGATCCAGTAACATCGCAAAATAAGTCTCTTTCATATTCTGTAGTTTTAAAAAGGGCTAATGAAGACGTTGTAAACGCTAACTTAAACAAGGAAGTTGATGCAGAAATAAAATATTATAAATTGTTAAGAGATTATACTGAAGCACTAGAAAAAGGTAAGGAAGCTACTAAAATAATGACAGAACTAAAACAAGTTGCTGAAGAAACTAGAAAAGAAGACTTAATAGAATATACGCAGAAAATGACAGGAGACGCAAAAACTGATTTATCTGCTGCTACCAGAAAGATGAGGCAATGA
- a CDS encoding DUF3834 domain-containing protein, translated as MLVTAPFAGPVSFPTLVAKENGKLDFEIKNSCETQEIGDVILDSITNLPKLNLNYKLVAGVFIDMYSLIGNKNSNKIFTIRKGTLADYNARLLAILTNKEVINTTAENALNEAEKGNLALVGIEVKIGESFEEEVGKLNARAASCMIYSNSKEIDNVLKAYKEGINIIKEDPKNSARIISQLSKYYSVNVMEKIIGIYRHRLTLNKNELNKSIQIYSKVLPEINKLEI; from the coding sequence ATGCTCGTAACTGCACCATTTGCTGGACCAGTATCTTTTCCTACACTCGTAGCAAAAGAAAATGGTAAATTAGACTTTGAGATAAAAAACTCCTGTGAGACCCAAGAGATAGGAGATGTAATACTAGATTCTATTACTAACTTACCTAAACTTAACTTGAATTATAAGTTAGTAGCAGGAGTATTCATAGACATGTACTCATTAATAGGGAATAAAAATTCTAACAAAATATTTACAATAAGAAAAGGAACTTTAGCAGACTATAATGCTAGATTACTTGCTATATTGACTAATAAGGAAGTTATAAACACTACTGCAGAGAATGCTCTAAATGAAGCAGAAAAAGGCAATTTAGCCTTAGTAGGAATAGAAGTTAAAATAGGAGAGAGTTTTGAAGAAGAAGTTGGAAAATTAAACGCAAGAGCAGCATCATGTATGATATATTCTAATTCAAAAGAAATTGATAACGTTCTAAAAGCATATAAAGAAGGAATAAATATTATCAAAGAAGATCCTAAAAATTCCGCTAGAATAATTTCTCAATTGTCAAAATATTATTCCGTAAACGTAATGGAAAAAATAATAGGGATTTATAGACATAGATTAACGTTGAATAAAAATGAATTAAACAAAAGTATTCAAATATATTCAAAAGTTTTGCCAGAAATAAATAAATTAGAGATTTAA
- a CDS encoding lipoyl protein ligase domain-containing protein has protein sequence MSWRFSELPPQDGYHMVTSFVSVADYVSRGGKNTLMLFYSKEPFVNVGVHQEVWLEVDLDYTKSHNIPVVRRDLGGGTVVITPGEHDYFLVINQNEVPGEPSKLYSKYLSPIVDVLKDYGINATLRDQDIVVNGKKISGNGAMTYEKAVVITGNILLSLDVDLISKCIRVPSEKFRDKMAKDMRDWLTSLENELGYTPSREELNRKIKEKYESELGIKFESSQLTPEEIELWNKLAEEKRNEEWTYYRDNRHPDLRTERCVKISSSVALCHLDYKARKLLRITIKIVNKKLQEVSISGDFFIMSPNGFLDYLEDKLTGIDPNEISKKIDEVFTEKKPVIFGFTKEDLEIAFQKIIEKPEIQEVI, from the coding sequence ATGAGCTGGCGTTTTTCAGAATTACCTCCCCAAGACGGATATCATATGGTGACTTCTTTCGTATCAGTCGCAGATTATGTAAGTAGGGGAGGTAAAAATACATTGATGCTTTTTTATTCTAAAGAACCGTTTGTAAATGTAGGAGTTCACCAAGAGGTATGGTTAGAAGTAGATTTAGATTACACTAAGTCTCACAATATTCCCGTTGTGAGGAGAGACTTAGGAGGAGGAACAGTAGTTATTACTCCTGGAGAGCATGATTATTTTCTTGTAATTAATCAGAATGAGGTTCCAGGCGAACCTAGTAAGTTATATTCTAAATATCTTTCTCCAATTGTTGACGTTTTGAAAGATTATGGTATAAATGCTACGCTTAGAGATCAAGACATTGTAGTAAACGGTAAAAAAATAAGTGGAAACGGTGCAATGACTTATGAAAAGGCCGTAGTTATTACAGGGAATATCTTGCTCAGCCTTGATGTGGATCTTATAAGTAAATGCATTAGAGTTCCAAGCGAGAAATTTAGAGACAAGATGGCTAAAGATATGAGGGATTGGTTAACATCACTAGAGAATGAACTTGGTTATACTCCTTCTAGAGAGGAACTAAATAGAAAAATAAAGGAGAAATATGAGAGTGAACTTGGAATAAAATTTGAGAGTTCTCAGCTAACTCCAGAAGAGATAGAACTTTGGAATAAACTTGCAGAGGAAAAAAGAAACGAAGAATGGACATATTATAGAGATAATAGGCATCCAGATCTAAGGACTGAAAGATGCGTAAAGATCTCTTCCTCTGTTGCTCTATGTCATCTAGATTATAAAGCTAGAAAATTATTAAGAATAACTATTAAAATAGTAAATAAGAAACTTCAAGAAGTTTCAATTTCTGGAGATTTCTTTATAATGTCTCCTAACGGGTTCTTAGATTATTTAGAAGATAAATTAACTGGAATTGATCCTAATGAAATTTCTAAAAAAATTGATGAAGTATTTACTGAGAAAAAACCAGTTATATTTGGTTTTACTAAAGAAGATTTAGAAATAGCATTTCAGAAAATTATTGAAAAACCAGAAATTCAAGAAGTCATATAG
- a CDS encoding CBS domain-containing protein, producing the protein MVSVKEYMTTPVFQVESNTSLQEVCKLMMERGVGSVIVTENGEPKGIFTDRDAVKALAQGFSPSDDVKLASTWGDLEIVDLNTDVMVAIQTMTKRKIRHLPVKDSEGKIIGMFSIMDASKAVQDLNR; encoded by the coding sequence ATGGTATCTGTAAAAGAATATATGACTACTCCTGTATTTCAAGTAGAAAGTAATACATCACTCCAAGAAGTATGCAAACTAATGATGGAAAGAGGCGTAGGGTCAGTAATAGTAACTGAAAATGGAGAACCGAAGGGAATATTCACAGATAGGGATGCTGTAAAAGCTCTTGCGCAAGGATTTTCTCCGTCAGACGACGTAAAACTAGCTTCTACATGGGGAGATCTAGAAATCGTAGATCTTAACACTGACGTTATGGTAGCTATTCAAACTATGACAAAAAGAAAAATAAGACATCTACCAGTTAAAGATTCTGAAGGGAAGATAATAGGAATGTTTTCAATAATGGATGCATCAAAAGCAGTACAAGATCTGAATAGATAA
- a CDS encoding CoA-transferase subunit beta, with translation MKIDYVIKAISLELEDGEKVYVGLNSIPAVIAAFMARDLYKRKIRILGVAEADNPKRIEISPSTGSPFFIEESPVMTTVDSFDLAQKGLLDVMFLGPVQIDEETNVNLSVIGDYFKPKVRLPGGAATAYIMPLVKKVILWNLKHSKKSLVKKVDFVTGSAKFSNNKVVIVTNLGVLKYDRDNKLWKITGLYPFSSVKEIHDNTEFTVKAENPQVIELNKDEEEFIKNMDPYELRLALE, from the coding sequence ATGAAAATTGACTATGTTATTAAGGCAATTTCTCTTGAGCTTGAAGATGGAGAAAAGGTTTACGTTGGGCTCAATTCAATTCCTGCAGTAATTGCTGCATTTATGGCACGAGATCTATATAAAAGAAAAATAAGGATTTTAGGAGTTGCAGAAGCAGATAATCCAAAAAGAATAGAGATCTCCCCATCTACCGGAAGTCCGTTCTTTATAGAGGAATCTCCGGTAATGACCACTGTTGACTCTTTTGATTTAGCACAAAAGGGGTTACTGGACGTAATGTTCTTAGGTCCTGTCCAGATAGATGAAGAAACTAACGTTAATCTTTCAGTAATTGGAGACTACTTTAAACCTAAAGTTAGATTACCTGGAGGAGCAGCTACAGCGTATATAATGCCATTGGTAAAAAAAGTGATTTTATGGAATTTAAAACACTCTAAAAAATCATTAGTAAAAAAAGTTGATTTTGTTACTGGAAGTGCAAAATTCTCAAATAATAAAGTAGTTATTGTAACAAATTTAGGTGTTTTAAAATATGATAGAGATAATAAGTTATGGAAGATCACTGGACTTTATCCTTTTAGTAGTGTGAAAGAAATTCATGATAATACTGAATTTACTGTTAAGGCAGAAAATCCACAAGTTATAGAACTAAACAAAGATGAGGAAGAGTTTATAAAAAATATGGATCCTTATGAACTTAGGCTTGCCCTAGAATAG
- a CDS encoding class I SAM-dependent methyltransferase: protein MRLTLLMKGNALSSLWNAEKIVSIDGDYEEINTGLNRSSLLKYSNFIIGNSFLYGERNLLSLTADYVIDGNKIIRSENLFENFPSIKFKGKTVTVGFCPEIGEIACISTLHQHNSLQAIYPLPFRDSSIDEILFYEVLDYDIMREANRILKIGGRVYLIIRDQVFGGIDPRDSLKFLLKFYIESAQIKDNFWIIKAKKIRN from the coding sequence GTGAGATTAACGCTTTTAATGAAGGGCAATGCTTTATCTTCATTGTGGAATGCGGAAAAGATAGTTTCGATAGATGGAGATTATGAAGAAATAAATACAGGATTAAACAGGAGTTCATTATTAAAATATTCAAATTTTATAATAGGTAACTCTTTTCTATATGGTGAAAGGAATCTTTTATCGTTAACGGCTGATTACGTAATAGATGGAAACAAAATAATTAGATCAGAGAATCTATTTGAAAACTTTCCAAGTATAAAATTTAAAGGTAAGACTGTAACTGTAGGTTTTTGCCCTGAGATAGGTGAAATAGCATGTATATCTACCTTGCATCAACATAACTCTTTACAAGCTATATATCCTCTCCCTTTTAGAGATTCTTCAATAGACGAGATACTATTTTACGAAGTATTAGATTATGATATAATGAGAGAAGCTAATAGAATACTCAAAATAGGCGGTAGAGTTTACCTTATAATAAGGGATCAGGTCTTTGGAGGAATAGATCCTAGAGATTCTTTGAAATTTTTATTAAAATTTTATATAGAAAGTGCGCAAATAAAAGATAATTTCTGGATAATAAAAGCCAAAAAGATTAGAAACTAA
- a CDS encoding CBS domain-containing protein yields MKVKEIMSTNVIKADPNTKIKDAAKIMLYNNIRRLVVGDGIVTIRDLVYNWQNPDMPVEEISSKDLIFVNPEDDLKEACKVVTAKGVGSLLVGDGTNIQGIITERDLIRYCKVNINGNVGDIMDISPIIASPDSTLDEIIEVMKQKFKRHAVIIKDNLPGGILSVRDIARPLASGRNMKNLQAKDFMTIEVYRVTPDSTIETARFLMAEKNIGLLPVVDSRSLLGSVSEREILAVLSI; encoded by the coding sequence ATGAAAGTAAAGGAAATTATGAGTACGAACGTAATAAAGGCTGATCCTAATACTAAAATAAAAGACGCTGCAAAGATCATGCTATATAATAACATAAGAAGGCTAGTAGTAGGAGATGGAATAGTTACTATTAGAGACCTTGTATATAATTGGCAAAATCCAGACATGCCAGTAGAAGAAATATCTAGCAAAGATCTTATCTTCGTTAATCCAGAAGATGATTTAAAAGAAGCTTGCAAAGTAGTAACAGCAAAAGGAGTCGGATCTTTACTAGTAGGAGACGGAACTAATATACAAGGTATAATAACAGAGAGAGATTTAATAAGATACTGTAAGGTAAATATAAACGGCAATGTTGGAGATATAATGGATATTTCACCTATAATTGCATCTCCAGACTCAACATTAGATGAAATAATTGAAGTTATGAAACAAAAATTCAAAAGACACGCAGTAATTATTAAGGATAATTTACCTGGAGGTATACTTTCAGTTAGAGATATAGCGAGACCGTTAGCTAGTGGAAGAAATATGAAGAACCTTCAAGCCAAAGATTTCATGACAATTGAAGTTTATAGAGTAACTCCAGATTCTACAATAGAAACTGCTAGATTTCTGATGGCAGAGAAAAATATAGGACTCTTACCGGTAGTTGATAGCAGAAGCCTGTTAGGAAGCGTAAGCGAAAGAGAAATATTAGCAGTTCTTTCTATATGA
- a CDS encoding DsbA family oxidoreductase, with protein sequence MIEIKFFHDVLCPFCFLTSMRLKNIVKDYQDLKIKHKAFMMISSLEDLKAIAPTEADAREVFKNEFNILTRYLKDYDPDKPISKGKIGYVWSLPPLMACKAAEFQKGDEGHWDYFSKAQEKFFIEGEDVTNDDVLISIAKEVNLDVEKFIQDFKSKKAKLAVIQDEEEAKAMGIRGVPALLINDKWLIRGLQSEEYLRKVIEDLEKNGEPKNVELKAYWEQ encoded by the coding sequence ATGATAGAAATAAAGTTCTTTCATGACGTGCTTTGTCCTTTTTGCTTCCTGACATCAATGAGATTAAAAAATATTGTAAAAGATTATCAAGATCTCAAGATAAAGCACAAAGCGTTTATGATGATATCTTCTCTAGAGGATTTGAAAGCTATAGCTCCAACAGAGGCTGATGCTAGAGAAGTTTTTAAAAACGAATTTAATATATTAACCAGATACCTAAAAGATTACGATCCCGATAAACCTATATCTAAAGGAAAGATAGGTTATGTTTGGTCTCTTCCTCCTTTAATGGCATGTAAGGCAGCGGAGTTTCAAAAAGGTGATGAAGGACATTGGGATTATTTTAGTAAAGCTCAAGAAAAATTCTTTATAGAAGGAGAAGATGTAACAAACGATGATGTGTTAATTAGTATAGCTAAGGAAGTTAATCTTGATGTAGAGAAATTTATTCAAGATTTTAAATCAAAGAAAGCCAAATTAGCTGTAATACAAGACGAAGAAGAAGCAAAGGCCATGGGTATAAGAGGAGTTCCGGCTCTTCTCATTAATGATAAATGGCTTATAAGAGGTTTGCAATCTGAGGAATATTTAAGAAAAGTTATCGAAGACTTAGAAAAAAATGGAGAACCTAAAAACGTTGAACTAAAAGCTTATTGGGAACAATGA
- the trm10 gene encoding tRNA (adenine(9)-N1)-methyltransferase Trm10, which produces MILGKILAKNLLDQGINSIYYNANKRPFLQKIAVDILLKDLGIVKGDFYGFLADEECGIKILKGKGKEKSNFSLAKNGKDILDNFPKTPLFIIDMGFWDKHSEKEKKKLILQLLLSISTIRKHLWDYNISVEHPPPNLHEKLGIQNKIRYKASPIGKTIVLNPYGDVVADESIIRNTDTFIIGGILDNTGWKNATTELSEKFHYNYPQVRIELKGSRVGVPDRINKIVNIILDVIEGKSLEDSIIENQSNADKYLRLLRDGESNLEEGARWLKANEKVIKMAKKVFQSNSA; this is translated from the coding sequence ATGATATTAGGAAAAATACTTGCCAAAAATCTATTGGATCAAGGTATAAATTCTATATATTATAATGCAAATAAAAGGCCATTTTTACAGAAAATTGCAGTAGACATTTTATTAAAGGATTTAGGAATAGTAAAAGGAGATTTTTACGGATTTTTAGCTGACGAAGAATGCGGAATAAAGATTCTGAAAGGAAAAGGAAAGGAAAAAAGTAATTTTTCTCTAGCTAAGAATGGGAAAGATATTCTCGACAATTTTCCTAAAACTCCACTTTTTATAATAGACATGGGATTCTGGGATAAACACTCAGAAAAGGAAAAGAAGAAATTAATATTACAACTATTGCTATCCATATCCACCATTAGAAAACATCTATGGGATTATAATATTTCAGTAGAACATCCTCCCCCCAATTTACATGAAAAATTAGGGATACAGAATAAGATAAGATATAAGGCTTCTCCAATAGGTAAAACTATTGTACTAAATCCCTATGGAGATGTAGTAGCTGATGAGAGCATTATAAGGAATACTGACACATTCATTATTGGAGGAATTCTTGATAATACTGGATGGAAGAACGCTACTACAGAGTTATCAGAAAAATTTCATTATAATTATCCACAAGTTAGAATAGAGTTAAAAGGTTCAAGAGTTGGAGTTCCTGACAGAATTAATAAAATTGTAAATATTATTTTAGATGTGATAGAAGGAAAAAGCCTAGAGGATTCAATAATAGAAAATCAATCTAACGCAGATAAATACTTAAGACTACTAAGGGATGGAGAAAGTAACCTGGAAGAAGGAGCAAGATGGCTTAAAGCTAATGAAAAAGTAATTAAAATGGCTAAAAAAGTATTTCAGTCAAACTCAGCCTGA
- a CDS encoding OsmC family protein → MMTFTVEGKLDGDVVKSCVNGTEVTIGLFGSDYPTPEEMLLASALSCMLLTIYYVAKEKNVEIEEANGYIEGTMDPRGFQGDPTVPPGLLEVNYDITVKSKDPKINEVIELANKRCPLKDTLTRSIKINIKWNIS, encoded by the coding sequence ATGATGACCTTCACAGTAGAAGGAAAATTAGATGGAGATGTAGTAAAAAGTTGTGTTAATGGTACTGAAGTTACAATAGGTCTTTTTGGATCGGATTATCCTACGCCAGAAGAGATGCTGTTAGCTTCTGCTTTATCATGTATGCTTCTTACGATATATTATGTAGCTAAAGAAAAGAATGTAGAAATAGAAGAAGCTAATGGCTATATAGAGGGTACTATGGATCCTAGAGGATTCCAAGGAGATCCTACTGTTCCGCCTGGTTTACTTGAAGTTAATTACGATATTACTGTAAAAAGTAAAGATCCTAAAATAAATGAAGTAATAGAATTAGCTAATAAACGGTGTCCTTTAAAAGATACTTTAACACGGTCTATTAAGATTAATATAAAATGGAATATAAGCTAA
- a CDS encoding CoA transferase subunit A gives MILDINEAVKLLKNGDTITISGMSIHRNPMAFIYALVNSNVRNLNFVDREPGLGLEVLLKYNVVSKVRVAMATLEWFGMLPNFREKIEKGEISILEDTCGAFMAGIRAGAFGIPFMPVRGVLGSSLVSLHEKEGTWKVSEDPFSGEKIVLVKAIVPDVAIIHVNKADEEGNSEIQGPLYEDEFKAKAAKKVIITAEEIVPKSYFYGKRPTINSEYVSAVVHAPKGAEPTSMYPLYDADYEKILSILGQA, from the coding sequence ATGATTCTTGATATTAACGAGGCTGTAAAATTACTCAAGAATGGAGATACTATAACGATAAGTGGAATGTCTATACATAGAAATCCTATGGCATTTATTTATGCTTTAGTAAATAGTAATGTAAGAAATTTAAACTTCGTGGATAGAGAGCCAGGTCTAGGTCTGGAAGTTCTTCTGAAATATAATGTAGTATCAAAAGTTAGGGTAGCTATGGCAACTTTAGAATGGTTTGGTATGCTTCCTAATTTTAGGGAGAAAATTGAAAAAGGCGAGATAAGTATTCTTGAAGATACTTGCGGTGCCTTTATGGCAGGAATAAGGGCAGGAGCATTTGGAATTCCATTTATGCCGGTTAGAGGAGTCTTAGGTTCTAGTCTAGTTTCTCTTCATGAAAAAGAAGGTACATGGAAAGTGTCAGAAGATCCTTTTTCTGGGGAGAAAATTGTTCTCGTTAAGGCAATAGTTCCAGACGTTGCAATAATACATGTCAATAAAGCAGATGAAGAAGGAAATAGTGAAATTCAAGGTCCTCTTTATGAAGACGAATTTAAGGCAAAAGCTGCTAAAAAAGTAATAATAACTGCAGAGGAAATAGTTCCGAAAAGTTATTTTTATGGAAAAAGACCAACTATAAATTCTGAATACGTATCAGCAGTAGTTCATGCCCCAAAAGGAGCAGAACCTACTAGTATGTATCCGCTTTATGATGCCGACTATGAAAAAATTCTATCTATTCTAGGGCAAGCCTAA